Within the Bacillus pumilus genome, the region GCATGACTTGTTTTAAAGAACAAGTGACGCTCATTCCCTTTACTAAAGATAATTGGAAAGACGTATTGACACAAACCCCGCCAGATGTACTCATCGTTGAATCTGCATGGAAAGGTAATTTCGGTTCATGGGAGTATATGATTGGAAAATATAATAATCAAGATCAAAGCGAACTTATTGCTCTAGTTGAGTGGTGTAAGAGAAAGGGGATCCCAACTGCGTTTTGGAACAAGGAGGACCCAATTCACTTTGCAAAATTCATCCATACAGCAAAACTTTTTGATTATGTATTTACAACTGATCAAAATATGGTGAGTGAATACGTAAAAATTCTTGGAAGGCCTGCCGCGTATGCTTTACCTTTCTCAGCAGAGCCTAGACTGCATAATCCTATACAATTAAAGGAGAATAGAATAGATAAGGTTTGTTTTGCTGGTTCTTATTATGCAAACAGGCACGAAGATAGAAAGAGAGACATGGAACAAGTTTTGGATATTGCTGCTGAATTCGGTTTGGACATCTATGATCGAAACTATACCTTAAATCAAAAAAAAGAAGAAGATTTTAGTTTCCCTAAAAGGTTTCAACAAAGTATTAAAGGGAGCTTGAAATATGATGAAATAGCTAAAGCTAACAAAGGCTACAGGGTAATGTTAAATGTCAATAGTGTCAAAAATTCACCGACTATGTTTTCAAGGAGAGTATTCGAGGGGTTAGCTAGTGGGACTCCTATATTAAGCAGTTATTCTGAAGGTATTAAAAGAATCTTTAAAGATATTGTCATGATATCAGAAGATGAGGAGACATTAAGACAACATTTGAAATCAGTGTTTAAAGACGAAACCTTCTATAGAAGTAAATCAATGGAAGGGATTAGGGAAGTACACTTAAATCATACCTACAAACATAGGCTCACTTATATGTTAGGTAAATTTGGATATGGTGTAAAAAAAGAAGAGAAGACTGTTGCAGTTATTTCAGTTGTACGCTCAAAGGAAGAAGCATTTAAAGTGATGAATCTTTTCAGGAAACAATCTTGTGAGAATAAAAAACTTTTCTTGCTATTAGATAAATTCGATGGATATATTGATATCTTAAATCAATTTAATAATGGTTACATCAATGCTTATGTTCTCTCATATATGGATCATTACGATCGAATGGAGAACCTTGTCGATTCAGACTATGTCTCATATTTCTCACCTAGTCATTTTTATGGGGAACATTATTTGCTAGATTTATTGATTGCCACAGAATATAGTCAGGCTGAAATCATAGGGAAAGCAAATCATTTTGTTGGTGATGAAGGCGAAATTCATGAAGTCGGGCAGGGCGCAGAGTATGTGTATGTCAGCGACTTGAATATCCATAACTCTTTACTTCATAGACAAGTCTTTAAAGGAGTAGAACTAGTGAAAATTATTTCGGATTTTGAAAACAATATCTCTTTGTACTCGTACTTCAAGCAGGGGTATAGGCTTTTCAGTTCTGATAAGTTCAACTTTGTAAAAAGTCCCTCTTCAAATTCAACTGAAAAAATTGAGAATACTATAGAAATTTAGGTGGTAAGCATGAGGAAATTAAAGGTTCTTATATATGGTGATGTAGACTTGAACATAATGGATGGTTCAGCTGTTTGGCTAACATCCTTGGCAAATGTATTTAGTGCAGATGTAAATATAAAGGTAGATGTCATTCTTAAGGCTCCTATTATAAAAAAACAACTTATACAAGCACTAGAGGGTCTGTCTACAGTCAATTTGATTGATACGTTCAAAGTATTCTCTGATAGAACATTTGAGTCTCGAAAGAGAATGAATGTAGTAGAGGCAAGAGAAGTTATTGAAGAAATGGATTCCATCAATCATTATGATTTGATAGTTGCGAGAGGGAAAAACATTGTAAATGAGCTTGCTCAAAGCAGCCTAACCCAAAAGATGATACCTTATGTGACAGATTTTAATCATGATCGAGAGTTGATTAGCCATGCGGAAATTTCTCAATTAAAAGGTTTCTATGATGTATTTCCATATATGTTTGTTCAAACGAACAGTATGAAAGAAACTCTAAAATCCATACTGAATGTCGATGGTGAGAAATTCAAACTCCTTTCACCTATGATTCCTAATTATAAAGGTACCCCTTCTTTTAAAAATGAAAATAATTCATTAATTTATGCAGGTAAATTTGCCGAAGATTGGTATACAGAAGAAATCCTTGATGCATTCTCAGAAATCAAAAAGTTAGATTCTACCATTAATTTATATATAGCTGGAGACAAATTTCAAGGTGCTCTTAGAGACAGAAGAGATGAAATTATAACCAGACTGGAAAACGAAAATGGGGTCAACTGGAGAGGGGCAATTTCAAGGAGTGAGGTTCAAGATTTACTCGAACAATCCGATATAGGGATTGCATGGAGAAGCAGCTTGATCGATAATGATCAAAGTGTTGAGTTGTCTACTAAGTTATTGGAATATGGAAGAATGGGGAAGCCAATTCTACTTAGAAGAACAAAGCTTCATGAAGAGATATTGGGAGAAGATTATCCAATGTTTGTGGATACCCTAGGAGATTTTGTTGAAGCAACAATTGAGCTCTTATATAATCGTAAACTTTATAAAAAGAGTGCAAAAGCAGTTTATGAAGCATGTGAAAAATATACTTTTAAGGAAGTGTATGAAGAATTAAAACCTCTGGTTTGGAGCTTTTATAAGGGGAAAACCAAAATTGTATTTGCAGGTCATGACTTGAAATTTTTAAAGCATACAATAGATCACTTTGAAAATCATTCCTCTTACGATGTAGAAATTGATCAGTGGAAGGGTCATAATATTCATGATTCTGAAAGGTCTAAAAGATTAAGAGATTGGGCAGACATCGTTTTTTGTGAGTGGGGATTAGGAAATGCTGTTTGGTACTCTCAAAATAAAAGAGAAGGTCAGAAACTAGTCGTTAGAATGCATTTGCAAGAGCGAGAAACAGATTATCCTAGTCAATTTAATATTGAAAACATTGATCGTTTTATAGCAATCTCACCATATATCTTTGAGGAGTTCTCAAGAGCTTGTAAGATTCCAAGGAACAAGATGACTATGATTTATAACATGATTGACACGGAGGTATTAAAT harbors:
- a CDS encoding CgeB family protein, whose protein sequence is MKLLELQKELESFETQLKRELKPEVVEVEELVNASLWFTNNDSAAQTFNQGEKFIIATNKKEKTYLSFKEQNNSFKILPQQEIRIYPEERISVDFRVKTYGDISVYLIVIEYDESKKLATEVVKPNQMKEFITSKNSRNLRIALKISGEGFIVVESMRITRNLDFDASSISRMNLSQHRTPRHVSKPLKEYKVACIFDEFSMTCFKEQVTLIPFTKDNWKDVLTQTPPDVLIVESAWKGNFGSWEYMIGKYNNQDQSELIALVEWCKRKGIPTAFWNKEDPIHFAKFIHTAKLFDYVFTTDQNMVSEYVKILGRPAAYALPFSAEPRLHNPIQLKENRIDKVCFAGSYYANRHEDRKRDMEQVLDIAAEFGLDIYDRNYTLNQKKEEDFSFPKRFQQSIKGSLKYDEIAKANKGYRVMLNVNSVKNSPTMFSRRVFEGLASGTPILSSYSEGIKRIFKDIVMISEDEETLRQHLKSVFKDETFYRSKSMEGIREVHLNHTYKHRLTYMLGKFGYGVKKEEKTVAVISVVRSKEEAFKVMNLFRKQSCENKKLFLLLDKFDGYIDILNQFNNGYINAYVLSYMDHYDRMENLVDSDYVSYFSPSHFYGEHYLLDLLIATEYSQAEIIGKANHFVGDEGEIHEVGQGAEYVYVSDLNIHNSLLHRQVFKGVELVKIISDFENNISLYSYFKQGYRLFSSDKFNFVKSPSSNSTEKIENTIEI
- a CDS encoding glycosyltransferase, whose protein sequence is MRKLKVLIYGDVDLNIMDGSAVWLTSLANVFSADVNIKVDVILKAPIIKKQLIQALEGLSTVNLIDTFKVFSDRTFESRKRMNVVEAREVIEEMDSINHYDLIVARGKNIVNELAQSSLTQKMIPYVTDFNHDRELISHAEISQLKGFYDVFPYMFVQTNSMKETLKSILNVDGEKFKLLSPMIPNYKGTPSFKNENNSLIYAGKFAEDWYTEEILDAFSEIKKLDSTINLYIAGDKFQGALRDRRDEIITRLENENGVNWRGAISRSEVQDLLEQSDIGIAWRSSLIDNDQSVELSTKLLEYGRMGKPILLRRTKLHEEILGEDYPMFVDTLGDFVEATIELLYNRKLYKKSAKAVYEACEKYTFKEVYEELKPLVWSFYKGKTKIVFAGHDLKFLKHTIDHFENHSSYDVEIDQWKGHNIHDSERSKRLRDWADIVFCEWGLGNAVWYSQNKREGQKLVVRMHLQERETDYPSQFNIENIDRFIAISPYIFEEFSRACKIPRNKMTMIYNMIDTEVLNQPKENLKELNYNLGVCGVLPSRKRLDKAIDILEILWSIDERYKLYVKSKLPSDLPWMKNRPEEMEYFENLFDRIEQAPWGKNVIFEKHGDDMGEWFRKIGYVLSTSDFESFHLAPMEGMATGSIPVVLHWRGSETIYPSNYIFKDKETAVNYIVSNQATENQASRKAFPVENYDIRVINSKIESLVVNLL